The proteins below are encoded in one region of Segatella copri:
- a CDS encoding ABC transporter ATP-binding protein, translating into MANDNIQANSEKKVVIELDNVRRDFLVGEETVHALKGVSFKIYEGEFVTIMGKSGSGKSTLLNQLGCLDTPSSGEYYLDGVSVRKMSRNDRAILRNRKIGFIFQNYNLLPKTTSVENVELPLMYNPNVSAEERKQRAIESLKAVGLGERLYHKSNQMSGGQMQRVAIARALVNNPAVILADEATGNLDTRTSFEILVLFQKLYAEGRTIIFVTHNPDIANYSSRNIELRDGHIISDTYNEHILSAAEGLAALPANTDE; encoded by the coding sequence ATGGCAAACGACAATATTCAAGCAAACAGCGAAAAGAAAGTTGTGATAGAACTCGATAATGTTCGTCGCGACTTTCTTGTGGGTGAGGAAACTGTCCACGCCCTAAAAGGTGTAAGCTTTAAAATATACGAAGGTGAGTTTGTTACCATCATGGGTAAATCAGGATCAGGTAAATCTACCCTGCTGAACCAGCTAGGTTGTCTCGATACCCCATCCAGTGGCGAATACTATCTGGATGGAGTAAGCGTACGAAAGATGTCACGTAATGATCGCGCCATTCTTAGAAACCGAAAGATTGGATTCATCTTCCAGAACTACAATCTTCTACCGAAGACTACAAGTGTAGAAAATGTAGAACTTCCACTGATGTACAACCCGAACGTAAGCGCAGAAGAACGAAAGCAACGTGCTATCGAATCGCTGAAAGCTGTTGGTTTAGGAGAACGTCTCTATCATAAGAGTAATCAGATGTCTGGAGGACAGATGCAGCGTGTAGCAATAGCCCGTGCGTTGGTCAACAACCCCGCTGTGATACTTGCTGATGAAGCAACGGGTAATCTCGACACCAGAACCAGTTTCGAGATTCTGGTACTCTTCCAAAAACTTTATGCTGAAGGAAGAACCATCATCTTCGTTACCCACAACCCAGACATTGCAAATTATTCGAGTCGTAATATCGAACTGCGTGATGGTCACATCATCAGCGACACCTATAACGAACATATTCTCTCGGCAGCCGAAGGTCTGGCAGCCTTGCCTGCCAACACGGATGAATAA
- a CDS encoding ABC transporter permease: MNYQNLFKIAIRAIAANKMRSFLTALGIIIGIAAVITMLAIGQGSKASIKANIAEMGSNMIMISPGADMRGGVRQDASSMETLKQADYQSIKDECNYISAISPTVNSSGQWIYGNNNTQSSIYGVNQDYLSIRQLKVADGEMFTDTDIKAASKVCILGQTVVDYLFPDGSDPIGKVVRFNSIPFRVIGVLKKKGYNSMGMDQDDLVLAPYTTVMKRIMAQTYLGGIVCSAITEEASQPAQDQITEILRRNHKLKDATDTTEADEDDFNIRSQEEISSMMNSTMSTITILLGSVAGISLLVGGIGIMNIMYVSVTERTREIGLRMSVGARGIDILNQFLIEAILLSVTGGIIGVILGVSLSLSLNSFFHIATQIEPWSIIMSFAVCTFTGVFFGWYPAKKAARLDPIEAIRYE; the protein is encoded by the coding sequence ATGAATTATCAGAATCTTTTCAAAATAGCCATCCGCGCCATAGCTGCCAACAAAATGCGCTCTTTCCTTACCGCACTTGGCATCATCATCGGTATTGCTGCGGTTATTACCATGCTTGCCATCGGACAAGGAAGTAAAGCCAGCATCAAGGCAAACATCGCAGAGATGGGATCAAACATGATTATGATTTCACCAGGTGCAGACATGCGTGGCGGTGTGAGACAGGATGCTTCGTCAATGGAGACGCTGAAGCAAGCCGACTATCAGAGCATCAAAGACGAATGTAATTATATCTCAGCTATTTCTCCTACTGTAAACAGTTCCGGACAGTGGATCTACGGAAACAACAACACCCAAAGTTCCATTTATGGTGTAAACCAAGACTATCTTTCCATCCGACAACTGAAAGTGGCAGATGGAGAAATGTTTACTGATACAGACATTAAGGCTGCATCTAAAGTTTGTATTTTGGGACAGACAGTAGTCGACTATCTTTTCCCTGATGGCAGTGATCCTATCGGTAAGGTTGTGCGATTTAACAGCATTCCATTCAGAGTAATCGGTGTCTTGAAGAAAAAAGGTTACAATAGTATGGGTATGGACCAGGATGATTTGGTACTTGCGCCCTACACAACAGTAATGAAGCGAATTATGGCACAAACCTATTTAGGAGGCATCGTCTGCTCAGCTATCACCGAAGAGGCTTCTCAACCTGCCCAAGATCAGATTACAGAAATATTGAGGCGCAACCACAAATTGAAAGACGCAACAGATACTACTGAAGCAGATGAAGATGACTTCAATATCCGCTCACAAGAGGAAATTTCAAGCATGATGAATTCTACCATGTCTACAATCACCATCCTGCTCGGATCCGTGGCAGGAATCTCGCTGCTGGTAGGCGGCATCGGAATCATGAACATCATGTATGTATCTGTAACAGAGCGCACCCGCGAAATAGGTCTTCGAATGAGTGTGGGCGCACGAGGTATTGATATTTTGAACCAGTTTCTGATAGAAGCTATCTTACTTTCTGTAACTGGCGGTATTATAGGAGTGATATTGGGAGTTAGTTTGTCGCTCAGTCTGAACTCTTTCTTCCATATAGCCACCCAAATAGAGCCTTGGAGCATTATTATGAGTTTTGCAGTCTGTACATTTACTGGAGTTTTCTTTGGATGGTATCCTGCAAAGAAGGCAGCAAGGCTCGACCCTATCGAGGCTATCAGATACGAATAA